The Pyxidicoccus sp. MSG2 DNA segment AGTTTCCCGGCTGGATGGAGGAGTTCACCCGCCTGGGCGGCGACCTGCGCATCCACGAAGCCAGCATCGACGACCTGGAGCAGTGGACGAAGACCTATGACCTGGTGTGTGTGGCCGCCGGCAAGGGTGCACTCACGCGGCTGTTCGAGCGTGACGCCACCCGCAGCCCCTACAACGAGCCCCAGCGCGCGCTCGCCCTGACCTACGTCCACGGCATGAAGCCGCGCGCCGAGTTCTCAGCCGTCAACTTCAACTTGATTCCCGGTGTCGGCGAATACTTCGTGTTCCCGGCGCTCACCGTCAGCGGCCCGTGCGACATCATGGTGTTCGAGGGCGTGCCCGGTGGCCCCATGGACTGCTGGGGAGACGTGTCGACGCCGGCCCAGCACCTGGCGCGCTCCAGGGAAATCCTGGCCAGGTTCCTGCCCTGGGAGGCGGCGCGCTGCGAGCAGGTCGAGCTGACCGACGCCAACGGCATCATGACCGGGCGCTTCGCCCCCACGGTGCGCAAGCCGGTGGGCCAGCTGCCCAGCGGGCGCATCGTCATGGGCATGGCCGATGCTGTCATGCTCAACGACCCCATCACCGGTCAGGGCTCCAACAACGCCGCCAGGTTCTCCAACGCGGTCGAGCAGGCCATCGTCGGCCATGGAGGCAAGGCCTTTGACGCCGCCTTCATGAACCAGACCTTCGAGTCGTTCTGGAACAGCTACGGCACCTTCACCACGGGCTGGACCAATGCCCTGCTGATGCCGCCGCCGCCCCATGTGCTCAAGGTGCTGGGCGCGGCCAGTGGCGCCCCGCGGGTGGCCCGGCGCATCGTCAACGGCTTCAACGACCCGACCGACTTCGTGAACTTCTTCATGACGCCGGACAAGGTCGACGCCTACCTGGGAGCGATGCCGGCCTGACAGCGCGCGAGGGCTGAGGCTCGCGCACCGGAAGGCCAGGCTTTCCGGTGCGGCGACGCGGGCAGCCCGGGAGCTCCTTTCAGTGTCCCGCGCTCGGCCAGCTGCTTCTTCCCCTGTCCGACCTGCACGGGATGCTCGCCGTAGCGCTGGCCCAGCTGGGCCAGACGCTCCTTCTCCCGCACCGCCTCCAGCGCCACGCGCGCCTTGAACGCCGCGTCGAACCGCTTCCTGCTCCGCTGCTTCACGGACAGGCCACGGCGCCCGCGGGCACCTTCAAGCAGCTCAGCGCGGGCCTCTGGCATGCGTGTGGCGTGCGGACCGATGACTCCGTGGCCTGCTGGGGCGCGAGCTGGAACGGCCAGGGGCTGCCTCCGGCCGGGGCCTTCAGCCATGTCACCGCGGGCGCCTCGCACAGCTGCGGGGTGAAGGTGGACGGCACGGCGGTCTGCTGGGGCGACAACTCCTCCGGGCAGGGCACCGTCCCGGCCTCGGCCTTCCAGCAGCTCAGCGCGGGCGACGACCACACGTGCGGGGTGAAGGCGGATGGCACCGTGGCCTGCTGGGGGGGCGCCTACGCCGGAGAGAACGCGCCGCCCCCGGGCACCTTCAAGCAGGTGGAGGCCTATTCCTTCCTCAGCTGTGGCGTCCGGACGGACGACACCACGTAAAGGCGGAATTGGCGGCCACGTTCACCTCGGCGTCCGGTAGCCCCTCTGTGCGCCCCGCTCGGACGCTGGCGGGCCGTGGCCCTCGAGGGGGTGCGCGGCCCCCCGCCGCCCGCCTGCGCGCGCACGCCTTGCCTGTCGGGCGGCCTCTGTGGCCCAGCCGGTGCCGGTGAAACCGAGGTGTCGGGGGGCCTCTGCCCTTCAGTGCAGCCACTCCCGTTGGGGCCTTTGAGCACCGCCAGTACCCTCCGGCGCCCGCCGCAGCCAGGACAGGTGAAGACGTCGAAGTCGAAACTGCGCTTCAGCGTCGCCGCGCGCTACCAGCGCGCGGCGCGACCTGACCTGTTCGGCGCTCTAGCTCTCGTCAAGCGGTGCTATCTACTGGCCCGCGATCGCGTACGGTCTGAGATACACAACCGCGTTGCCGCCTGCTCCGGCATGGTTGGTGTAGGTGATGCCCTTCTCCAGGGTGTAGAACGAATCAACGTAGTCGTCGTCGTTCGTGAACCAGTTGCTGGGCATGCTCTGCACCAGTCCGCTGCCCAGGGCCACCAGGGCGGAGATTTCCGGCTGGCCCACGGCCGTCAGGATCTGGCTCGCGATCGTGAACAGTGAGGCCACCAACTCCTGATAGTTGGTGTTGTCGTCGTGCTCCATGATGATCACGTTCGCCGCCGCCCAGCGGTAGCGGTCCCAGAAGATCAGGATCTGGTTCGGGTAGTAGGTCGTGCCGTCAGTATCCAGATAGGGCATGTCGACGATATCCAGCGCCGGCTCGTCGCGGCTGGGGTCGACTCCGTTGACGATGGCATAGACCTCCGCGTTACCGGAGATCCAGGGCTCCTCGTCGTCGTGCAGGTAGATGCGATCGAGCATCGTCACCGGCGTGCTGGTGGCGGTGGCGGTAGCGGTGGCGCCCACGTTCAGCGTCGGCATGGGACGCTGGCCGTAGGCCACGAGGCGCTCGCGCATCAGCTTGATGCCAGCGGCCAGGTCCTTCCGCCCGTCGATGTCCACCACCAGCACTGGTTGCTCGGGCATGCGGTGCACGTCCAGGCGGTGCACGCCGCCAAAGCGATCGAAGGCCTCGATGAATTGCCACGTGGCGTCGTTCCCATCCGGCTCGTAAGCATAGAGGGGCTCAACGCCTTGCTTCAGCAGCTCCAGCATGGAAGCACTGGCCAGACGGAGCTGCAGGAGGCTGTCGACCTCGCCCTCGAGGCCCTTGCGCTGGCGAATGTTCAGGTCCGCTCGCTCCGCCGCAGCCTTGACGGAGGCCTGGGACGGTACAGTGCTCAGCCACTGCTTCAAATCCACCGCGAGCTGCTCGCCGCTCAAGCGAGAGGCGAGATCCCTTCGCAGCGCCGCATCCTGCTTCGCAAGGGTCAGCGCCATCTCGCGCTTGTCGGCGGCCAGCGACACGCTGACGCGATTGCGCAGCGCCGCTGAATTCAAGGCAGCGGCTCGAGCCTGGGCCCCTGCGTTGAGGCCAACGAGCAGCGCGATGACCATCCCTATCCGTTTCATATGGTTCTCCGTTTGATGCGTGGGGGGGATGGGCCAGCCGTCGTACGGGCACGGCGGTCTGTCCCAGGCACGATTGAGCTTAGCCCGCATTGGGAAAGACAGGTGAAAAGTGAAAACCTTGGATGGCGCTTGAGGGCGTGAATCCTGAGCTACACGCCACTGCCGGACGCCATCGTCACGCGTGGTTCCACCCTTGCCTGTCGGGCAGCCTGTGTGGCCCAGCCGGTGCCGCTGAAACCGAGGTGTCGGGGGGCCTCTGCCCTTGAGTGCAGCCACTGCCCTTGGGGCGGGCCTCGTGCAGATGTCAGGGGCAAGGGGACGGTGGGCAACCCCAGGTGCCTCAACACCTCCTTGACGCCGGGGCCTTTGAGCATCGCCATTCCCCTCCGGCGCCCGCCGCGGCCAGGACAGGTGAAGACGTCGAAGTCGAAAGTGATGTCGCTTGACGATTTGAATCAGGCGGCCAACGCGCTCGCGGCGTTCGCGAGTTCGCCGGGTGCAACGCGGAAGACGGGCCTGCGGGGGTGCTAGAAAGGGGAGGGCCGCACCCTCCTTGCCCCCGGTGGTCCATGTCGCGTGTGTTTCCATTTTTTTCGCCGGAAGTGCAGCAGGACCCGTACCCGCTCTATGCGCAGGCCCGCGCCGAGGAGCCGATCTTCTTCTCCGAAGATCTGGGCATGTGGGTGGCCACCCGGCATGCGGATGTCACCGCGATCCTCCGCGACACGGACCGTTTCTCCTCGCGGCTCACCACCGTGAGCGTCAAGGAGCCGCCGCCCGAGGTCGTGGCCGTCATGCGAAGGGGGTTCCCGCGGACCGGCTCGATCATCCACCTCGACCCGCCGGAGCACACGTCGGTCCGGCGGAGCATGAACACCGCTTTCACCCCCCAGCGAATTGCCTCCCTGGAGGGCGCCATCACCTCGCTGGCGAACCAGCTCGTGGACTCTTTCGAGGCCACGGGTCGGACGGAGCTCATCGCGCGCTTCTGCGGCCCGCTGCCGGTGGCGGTCATCGGGGACATCCTGGGAGTATCGCGGGCCGACGTCGGCAAGTTCGGCCAATGGGCAGATGACGCAGCGCGCTTGCTCATGAGCGGTCAGCTGCCCACCCATGAATGGGTGAGCGCGGCCGAGAGCGTGGTGGCCATGCAGCACCATCTCGCGGATCTCATCTCCGCGCGCCGGAGCACGCCAGCCGACGACCTCCTCACCACGCTCATCCAGACGGCCACGGCTCCGAACGGTCAGCTCGACATGGCCAGGGCTGTCAGTTATGCGACCGCGTTCGTGTTTGCGGGCCACAAGACCACCACGGACCTCCTCGGCAATGCCCTGCGCCTCTTGCTCCTGCATCCCGAGCAGCTCGCGGCGCTCGTGCGCGATCCGTCCCTCGCCGCCGCCGCCGTGGAGGAAACCCTTCGCCGGGACTGCCCGGTTCCTGGGACCGCCCGTGTCGCCAATGTCGACGTGAAGATAGGAGACGTCACCATCCCCAAGGATGCGCGGATCCTCGTGCTCCTGGGTTCTGCCAATCACGATGAGAGCGTCTTCGAGGACCCCTCGAGGTTCGAGTTGGGGCGCGCCGGTTCGGGCGAGCACCTTGGGTTTGGCCGTGGTGTGCACTTCTGCCTCGGTGCCCCCCTTGCGCGCCTCCAGGGGCGCGTGGCGCTCTCCGTGCTCACGCAGCGCCTGCCAGGCCTCCGCCTCGCGGACGAACGACCGGTGAAGTTCTGGCAGGTCACCATGTTTCGGGGCCCCGTGTCCCTCGAGGTCGCCTGGGACGTCAAAAAATAGCTCACCGCGCTCGCGCTCGCTGACGCCATGAAGAACGAGGGCAGGGTGCGGCGAGTGGACTGCCACGGCGGTATCGCGGTGTTGTTCAGCAGCACCGCCGTGTATCCCGCGAGCAGCATGCCCAACAGAGCGGCCGAACAGCCCGCGACCTTCCCCGTGACGCCGAGCACGCCGCGTGGTCCTGCACCCGTGTGGAATACAGCCTCTGTGGAGGTGGGGTCGGGTCAGGCGCCTGCGCGTCTTCCGGTGCGCCGCGTGCGAAGCACGCGGCGCACCGATTCTCCTACCGAGACCGCGCTGAAATCGGGGCACACCGCCCCATGGCGGTATCGCGGACAGCGACTCAGAGTCCGTTGGGGACCACGGTCACGGTGCCGGAGCCCCTGTTGGTCAGGATGAGATCGGCGTACCCGTCCGCGTCCATGTCCGCGGTGGCGATGGCGTTGAGGCCAGGCGAGGCGCCGGTCGTGACGACGGTGCCCGAGGTGAAGCCTCCGT contains these protein-coding regions:
- a CDS encoding RCC1 domain-containing protein, with product MLAVALAQLGQTLLLPHRLQRHARLERRVEPLPAPLLHGQATAPAGTFKQLSAGLWHACGVRTDDSVACWGASWNGQGLPPAGAFSHVTAGASHSCGVKVDGTAVCWGDNSSGQGTVPASAFQQLSAGDDHTCGVKADGTVACWGGAYAGENAPPPGTFKQVEAYSFLSCGVRTDDTT
- a CDS encoding cytochrome P450 translates to MSRVFPFFSPEVQQDPYPLYAQARAEEPIFFSEDLGMWVATRHADVTAILRDTDRFSSRLTTVSVKEPPPEVVAVMRRGFPRTGSIIHLDPPEHTSVRRSMNTAFTPQRIASLEGAITSLANQLVDSFEATGRTELIARFCGPLPVAVIGDILGVSRADVGKFGQWADDAARLLMSGQLPTHEWVSAAESVVAMQHHLADLISARRSTPADDLLTTLIQTATAPNGQLDMARAVSYATAFVFAGHKTTTDLLGNALRLLLLHPEQLAALVRDPSLAAAAVEETLRRDCPVPGTARVANVDVKIGDVTIPKDARILVLLGSANHDESVFEDPSRFELGRAGSGEHLGFGRGVHFCLGAPLARLQGRVALSVLTQRLPGLRLADERPVKFWQVTMFRGPVSLEVAWDVKK
- a CDS encoding DUF3103 domain-containing protein, which produces MVIALLVGLNAGAQARAAALNSAALRNRVSVSLAADKREMALTLAKQDAALRRDLASRLSGEQLAVDLKQWLSTVPSQASVKAAAERADLNIRQRKGLEGEVDSLLQLRLASASMLELLKQGVEPLYAYEPDGNDATWQFIEAFDRFGGVHRLDVHRMPEQPVLVVDIDGRKDLAAGIKLMRERLVAYGQRPMPTLNVGATATATATSTPVTMLDRIYLHDDEEPWISGNAEVYAIVNGVDPSRDEPALDIVDMPYLDTDGTTYYPNQILIFWDRYRWAAANVIIMEHDDNTNYQELVASLFTIASQILTAVGQPEISALVALGSGLVQSMPSNWFTNDDDYVDSFYTLEKGITYTNHAGAGGNAVVYLRPYAIAGQ
- a CDS encoding styrene monooxygenase/indole monooxygenase family protein is translated as MRNIMIVGAGQSGLQLGISLLKRGYRVSISSNRTAEDLRTGKVLSSQCMFHDSLQLERDRGLNFWEKDCPPVEGIAFSVPHPELPGEKALSWGHRLDHYAQSVDQRVKFPGWMEEFTRLGGDLRIHEASIDDLEQWTKTYDLVCVAAGKGALTRLFERDATRSPYNEPQRALALTYVHGMKPRAEFSAVNFNLIPGVGEYFVFPALTVSGPCDIMVFEGVPGGPMDCWGDVSTPAQHLARSREILARFLPWEAARCEQVELTDANGIMTGRFAPTVRKPVGQLPSGRIVMGMADAVMLNDPITGQGSNNAARFSNAVEQAIVGHGGKAFDAAFMNQTFESFWNSYGTFTTGWTNALLMPPPPHVLKVLGAASGAPRVARRIVNGFNDPTDFVNFFMTPDKVDAYLGAMPA